TGAGGTGGTTCTGTGCTGGTTTTACCTGCCAGAATTGCACTGCCAATAATTGCAAGAAAGAGAAGAAAAAGGAAAAAGTTAGGCATAAAAGGAACCCAATCTTTTGCAACCGCAGTAGAAATTATTTTTCTATATTAATAATTGTTGGCTCATGGTTTTCGATCTCTTCGGGAGAAAGCATGGCGTAGGAGAGAATCATAATGTTATCACCAACCATTCCCAATCGGGCTGCAGGACCATTAAGTTCTACTTTACCCGATCCTCTTTCACCCTTTATTACATACGTGGTAAGTCTCGTCCCGGTATTTACATTGAGAACGTGAACTTCTTCATTGGCAAGAATACCTGATCGTTCCAGATAGTCCTCATCAATTGTAATACTTCCTTCGTAATGGAGGTTAACTCCGGTAATACGCACATCTCTGATTTTACTGTAAAGAAACATCCTGAACATAAAATGAAACCTGACCTTGAAAATTACACCACTTTAGCCTGCCAGCTGCTACAGCGCACACTGGCAAATTTAAAAATCAATTAATGAAAATACATTTTTTCAGGCTCTGGTATGAGGAAAAAAGGAGCTAAAGTGATCTTCGGTTGTTTTCACATCCCCCTCACTCATACACGTGTTCAAAGCTTAAACAACATGTAAGAGCGAGGGTGGAGCGTTAATTAGAACGTGTTAGTTTCTGAATCTGATCCCGTACTTTGGCAGCCTCTTCATATTTCTCCTCATCTATAGCTCTTTTTAGCTGGCGCTGGAGAGTCTCAAGAGGTGTAATATTTGCAAGCTCCT
The sequence above is a segment of the Chitinispirillales bacterium ANBcel5 genome. Coding sequences within it:
- a CDS encoding aspartate 1-decarboxylase, giving the protein MFRMFLYSKIRDVRITGVNLHYEGSITIDEDYLERSGILANEEVHVLNVNTGTRLTTYVIKGERGSGKVELNGPAARLGMVGDNIMILSYAMLSPEEIENHEPTIINIEK